The following is a genomic window from Candidatus Margulisiibacteriota bacterium.
TTTCCTCGTATATATTCAGGGTATAAAACAATGTTAGAAATATCAGGTTTTGCACCTAAAAAAAATGAAATAAGAGATAGTACGATAATTCCCATAATAATATACTGTGTTTTTTCAACTAACTTAGAGCTAATAATTGCCATTAAAGACAATACCGCTAAGGCAGCCAAGCCCACGTAACTTAAGTTGATACCTGGAACGAATAAAGTTAATGTTTCGGCAAAACCAACAATATACATACCAATACCAAAGGTTTGGGAAAGATATAAAGGCAAACCAATCGCACCACCAACCTCTATTCCAAGACTTCTTGAAATAATATAATATGCACCCCCAGCTTTTATTTTCATGTTTGTGCAAATCGATGATAAAGACAAACCAGTTAAAAAAGTTA
Proteins encoded in this region:
- a CDS encoding Na-K-Cl cotransporter, which produces MVIKSKEQSVDSTKTLGTLSGVFTPNILTILGVIMYLRLGWVVGNAGLINTVLILLVAQSITFLTGLSLSSICTNMKIKAGGAYYIISRSLGIEVGGAIGLPLYLSQTFGIGMYIVGFAETLTLFVPGINLSYVGLAALAVLSLMAIISSKLVEKTQYIIMGIIVLSLISFFLGAKPDISNIVLYPEYIRGNGFWFLFAVFFPAVTGMEAGLSMSGDLKDPAKSLPQGTLLAIATG